From a single Bryobacter aggregatus MPL3 genomic region:
- a CDS encoding pyruvate carboxylase produces MKKLLALNRGEIAIRIFRAANELGLSTVAIYSKEDRLSLHRFKADEAYQIGENKGPVEAYLDVDGIVALASSIGVDAIHPGYGFLSENPALPRACEKAGIAFVGPKAEMLDALGDKTAARTLAEKAKIPVVPGTPEAVTNIADAEKAAEKIGFPLIIKAAFGGGGRGMRVVNNADEFKGKLEEARREAGAAFGNDAVFLERFIRRAKHIEIQIIADKQGNVLHLFERDCSVQRRHQKVVEVAPAVNLSPRIRQELCDAAVALAKVANYENAGTVEFLVDVDRDEWFFIEVNPRVQVEHTVTEMVTGIDIVRTQIQVAQGLSLHSPEIGLPEQKDIHVNGFALQCRVTTEDASQNFQPDYGRIHTYRSPAGFGIRLDGASAYGGAVITPFYDSLLVKTTAWGRDFHQACQRMDRALREFRIRGVKTNIPFLENVINNDTFQKGDVTTRFLEETPELFQFTARRDRATKLLTYLGDVIVNGNPEAAGKPKPATFRKPRIEPFIATPAPAGTKQLLDKLGPEGFAQWTRDQKRLLITDTTFRDAHQSLMATRMRTYDLMAIANFVAHRMSGLYSLEMWGGATFDVSMRFLLEDPWQRLTRLREVIPNIAFQMLLRASNAVGYTAYPDNVVREFIKETAAQGIDIFRIFDSLNWLPNMQVAMEAVRNTDRICEAAICYSGDLLDPKRTKYSLNYYVKMAKELEKMGAHMLSIKDMAGLAKPYAIELLVKTLRQEIGIPIHFHTHDSSGLNAASILKASDAMVDIADAAVASMSGSTSQPNLNSIAASLANTERDTGLDPEALLAYSEYWEAVRHNYSGFDTSPRHGLADLYIHEMPGGQYTNLREQAEAMGLGTRWPEVARMYADVNAAFGDIIKVTPSSKVVGDLALFLLSHGMTMEEFLALKQDHNITLPNSVIDMFEGSLGIPEGGWPEQIAKIILQGRKTTEGRPGAAMAAVDLDETAKKLETAIEEKPSRTDLMSYLMYPEVFVKFAKSRADHGDIEVLPSPAFFYGMAKGEEISFDIEPGKTLIVKFLTISEPNPDGTRNVFFELNGQPREVQVKDKTLKSTMAERPKADPSNPGHVAAPIPGAVTTIHVKEGSEVKKGAPLLVLEAMKMQTTVNAPIDGTVKEILVKPGETVEPKDLLVILG; encoded by the coding sequence GTGAAAAAACTTCTAGCTCTCAATCGTGGCGAAATCGCCATCCGCATCTTCCGCGCCGCCAATGAACTCGGTCTCAGCACTGTTGCGATCTATTCGAAAGAAGACCGCCTCAGCCTCCACCGCTTCAAAGCAGACGAAGCCTACCAGATTGGCGAAAACAAAGGTCCCGTAGAAGCCTATCTCGACGTCGACGGCATCGTCGCGCTCGCCAGCTCCATCGGTGTCGATGCGATCCACCCCGGCTACGGATTCCTCTCGGAAAACCCCGCGCTCCCCCGCGCCTGCGAAAAGGCCGGCATCGCCTTCGTCGGTCCCAAGGCCGAAATGCTCGACGCCCTCGGCGACAAAACCGCCGCGCGTACCCTCGCCGAAAAAGCCAAAATCCCCGTCGTCCCCGGCACCCCCGAAGCGGTCACCAACATCGCGGACGCCGAAAAGGCCGCCGAGAAGATCGGTTTCCCCCTCATCATCAAAGCCGCCTTCGGTGGCGGTGGCCGCGGCATGCGCGTCGTCAACAATGCCGACGAATTTAAGGGCAAGCTCGAAGAAGCCCGTCGCGAAGCCGGCGCAGCCTTCGGCAACGATGCCGTCTTCCTCGAACGCTTCATCCGCCGCGCCAAGCACATCGAAATCCAGATCATCGCCGACAAGCAAGGCAATGTTCTCCACCTCTTCGAGCGCGATTGCAGTGTCCAGCGCCGGCACCAGAAGGTCGTCGAGGTCGCCCCTGCCGTCAACCTTTCCCCGCGCATCCGTCAGGAACTCTGCGACGCTGCCGTCGCCCTCGCCAAAGTAGCGAATTACGAAAACGCCGGCACCGTCGAATTCCTCGTCGACGTCGATCGCGACGAATGGTTCTTCATAGAGGTCAACCCCCGCGTCCAGGTCGAACACACGGTCACCGAAATGGTCACCGGCATCGACATCGTCCGCACCCAGATCCAGGTCGCCCAGGGTCTCTCCCTGCACAGCCCCGAGATCGGCCTGCCAGAGCAGAAGGACATCCACGTCAACGGCTTCGCGCTCCAGTGCCGCGTCACCACCGAAGACGCCTCCCAGAACTTCCAGCCCGACTACGGCCGCATCCACACCTACCGTTCCCCGGCCGGCTTCGGCATCCGTCTCGACGGCGCATCCGCTTACGGCGGCGCGGTCATCACCCCCTTCTACGACTCCCTGCTCGTCAAAACCACCGCCTGGGGCCGCGACTTCCACCAGGCCTGCCAGCGCATGGACCGCGCACTCCGCGAGTTCCGCATCCGCGGCGTCAAGACCAACATCCCCTTCCTCGAAAACGTCATCAATAACGACACCTTCCAGAAGGGCGACGTCACCACGCGCTTCCTCGAAGAAACGCCCGAGCTCTTCCAGTTCACCGCCCGTCGCGACCGCGCCACCAAGCTCCTCACCTACCTCGGTGACGTCATCGTCAACGGCAACCCCGAAGCCGCCGGCAAGCCCAAGCCTGCCACCTTCCGCAAGCCCCGCATCGAGCCCTTCATCGCCACGCCCGCTCCCGCAGGCACCAAGCAGCTGCTCGACAAGCTCGGCCCCGAAGGCTTCGCCCAGTGGACCCGCGACCAGAAGCGCCTCCTCATCACCGACACGACTTTCCGCGACGCCCACCAGTCCCTCATGGCTACGCGCATGCGTACCTATGACCTCATGGCCATCGCGAACTTCGTCGCCCACCGCATGAGCGGTCTCTACTCTCTCGAAATGTGGGGCGGCGCAACCTTCGACGTCTCCATGCGCTTCCTGCTCGAGGATCCCTGGCAGCGCCTCACCCGTCTGCGCGAAGTCATCCCCAACATTGCGTTCCAGATGCTCCTCCGAGCCTCCAACGCCGTAGGCTATACGGCCTATCCCGACAACGTCGTCCGCGAATTCATCAAGGAAACCGCGGCCCAGGGCATCGACATCTTCCGCATCTTCGACTCGCTGAACTGGCTCCCCAACATGCAAGTCGCGATGGAAGCCGTGCGCAACACGGACCGCATCTGCGAAGCCGCCATCTGTTATTCGGGCGATCTCCTCGACCCCAAGCGCACCAAGTACTCGCTGAACTACTACGTCAAAATGGCGAAAGAGCTCGAGAAGATGGGCGCGCACATGCTCTCCATCAAGGACATGGCCGGTCTCGCCAAGCCCTACGCCATCGAGCTGTTGGTCAAGACCCTGCGTCAGGAGATCGGAATCCCGATCCACTTCCACACCCACGATTCCAGCGGTCTCAACGCCGCATCAATCTTGAAGGCCAGCGACGCAATGGTCGACATCGCCGACGCCGCAGTCGCATCGATGTCCGGCTCCACCAGCCAGCCCAATCTCAACTCGATCGCCGCCTCCTTGGCCAACACGGAACGCGACACTGGACTCGACCCCGAAGCGCTCCTCGCCTACTCGGAATATTGGGAAGCCGTCCGTCACAACTACAGTGGTTTCGACACGAGCCCGCGCCACGGCCTGGCTGATCTCTACATCCACGAGATGCCCGGCGGTCAATACACGAATCTGCGCGAGCAGGCCGAAGCAATGGGTCTCGGAACCCGTTGGCCCGAAGTCGCACGAATGTACGCGGACGTGAACGCGGCCTTCGGCGACATCATCAAAGTCACACCCTCCTCCAAGGTCGTAGGCGATCTCGCCCTCTTCCTGCTCAGCCACGGCATGACGATGGAAGAATTCCTCGCGCTCAAGCAGGACCACAACATTACGCTGCCGAACTCGGTCATCGACATGTTTGAAGGTTCGCTCGGCATTCCCGAGGGAGGCTGGCCCGAGCAGATTGCAAAGATCATCCTGCAAGGCCGCAAGACAACGGAAGGTCGTCCCGGCGCAGCAATGGCGGCAGTCGATCTGGATGAGACGGCAAAGAAGCTCGAAACCGCGATCGAAGAAAAGCCCAGCCGCACCGACCTCATGAGCTATCTCATGTATCCGGAAGTCTTCGTCAAATTTGCAAAGTCACGCGCGGATCACGGAGACATTGAGGTCCTCCCCTCCCCCGCCTTCTTCTACGGAATGGCAAAGGGCGAGGAAATCAGTTTCGACATCGAACCCGGCAAAACGCTCATCGTCAAATTCCTAACGATCAGCGAACCCAACCCTGACGGAACAAGAAACGTCTTCTTCGAACTGAACGGCCAACCGAGGGAAGTGCAGGTCAAGGACAAGACGCTGAAGTCAACGATGGCAGAGCGTCCCAAGGCCGACCCCAGCAACCCCGGCCACGTCGCCGCCCCGATCCCCGGAGCGGTCACGACGATCCACGTCAAAGAAGGAAGCGAAGTCAAAAAGGGCGCACCCTTACTCGTGTTGGAAGCAATGAAAATGCAAACAACCGTCAACGCCCCCATCGACGGGACAGTCAAGGAAATCCTAGTCAAACCTGGCGAAACCGTCGAACCGAAGGACTTACTAGTTATCCTCGGCTAA
- a CDS encoding DUF4097 family beta strand repeat-containing protein, whose product MTRRILFALAPVALLLSSCDIEDAGSWGSSDRYREDFHYNYALKSGGSLSVDNFNGSIEVISWEKDEVEVNGTKYAGSEDLLRQIKIEADSQPGSLRLRTVRPEPRRGNCGAKYILRVPKKLMLNGIVSSNGSIRIENMEGDVRLQSSNGSIRVRGLVGKVDAKTSNASVEGNGVVGDFVARTSNGSVKVDGLQGAFEANTSNSSIVARIEKMPAGRSVKADTSNGSVDLSLPDYKDQPVDASTSNSSITLRLPASAKADLRASTSNSSVSTDFEVLMSGSISKNRLEGRIGGGGTPIRLSTSNGSVRVQKL is encoded by the coding sequence ATGACACGCCGCATCCTGTTTGCACTTGCTCCTGTTGCGCTGCTCCTGAGCAGTTGCGATATCGAAGACGCCGGAAGCTGGGGATCCTCGGATCGCTACCGCGAAGATTTTCACTACAACTATGCGCTGAAGAGTGGTGGCTCTCTTTCCGTCGATAACTTCAATGGCAGCATTGAGGTGATCTCCTGGGAGAAGGACGAAGTCGAGGTGAACGGCACAAAATATGCCGGCAGCGAAGACCTGCTGCGCCAGATCAAGATTGAGGCTGACAGCCAGCCAGGGTCCTTGCGTTTGCGGACCGTGCGTCCGGAGCCACGGCGGGGCAATTGTGGCGCCAAGTACATTCTGCGGGTGCCGAAGAAGTTGATGTTGAACGGCATCGTGTCGTCCAATGGCAGCATTCGCATTGAGAACATGGAAGGCGATGTGCGGCTGCAGAGTTCAAATGGCAGCATCCGGGTACGAGGGCTGGTGGGCAAGGTGGACGCGAAGACTTCGAATGCGTCGGTAGAGGGGAATGGTGTCGTTGGGGATTTTGTCGCCCGTACTTCCAATGGTTCGGTGAAGGTGGATGGACTGCAGGGGGCCTTTGAAGCGAATACGTCGAACTCGTCGATCGTGGCGCGGATTGAGAAGATGCCTGCCGGGCGTTCGGTGAAGGCGGACACGTCGAATGGCAGCGTGGATCTGAGCTTGCCCGATTACAAGGACCAGCCGGTGGATGCCAGTACCAGCAACTCGTCGATCACATTGCGGCTGCCTGCCAGTGCGAAAGCAGATTTGCGCGCGTCCACGTCGAACTCGAGTGTGAGTACGGACTTTGAGGTGTTGATGAGTGGAAGCATCTCCAAGAACCGGCTGGAAGGACGGATTGGCGGGGGCGGTACGCCGATTCGCCTGTCGACTTCCAACGGCAGTGTCCGTGTGCAAAAGTTATAG
- the dcd gene encoding dCTP deaminase: protein MVLSDVDIRKALSSGKINVSPQLPDSHVGSCSIDFRLGNEFSIFEHSKHAFIDLRNKVEIEKLMRPIVVPDGEAFILQPREFALAITLEHLELADDILGRLEGRSSLGRIGIIVHGTAGLFDPGWSGRATLELSNLGIMPVALYPGMRICSMTFEELTTPSSMPYRKKPGNKYAGQQSPLASKLAGELK, encoded by the coding sequence ATGGTTCTATCTGACGTCGATATTCGCAAAGCCCTGTCCAGTGGCAAGATCAATGTGAGTCCGCAGTTGCCGGACAGCCATGTAGGGAGCTGCAGTATTGATTTCCGCCTGGGAAATGAATTCAGCATCTTCGAGCATTCGAAGCACGCCTTTATCGATCTGCGGAACAAGGTGGAGATCGAAAAGCTGATGCGTCCGATTGTGGTGCCGGACGGCGAGGCTTTTATCCTACAGCCGCGCGAGTTTGCGCTGGCCATTACCTTGGAGCATCTGGAACTGGCCGATGATATTTTGGGGCGCCTGGAGGGGCGCTCGAGCCTGGGGCGCATCGGGATCATCGTGCACGGCACGGCGGGCCTGTTTGATCCGGGTTGGAGTGGGCGGGCGACGCTTGAGCTGTCGAATCTGGGGATTATGCCGGTGGCGCTGTATCCGGGGATGCGGATTTGCTCGATGACCTTTGAAGAACTGACGACGCCATCGTCGATGCCTTATCGCAAGAAGCCGGGAAATAAGTATGCTGGCCAGCAGAGTCCGCTGGCCAGCAAGCTGGCGGGCGAGTTGAAGTAG
- a CDS encoding MauE/DoxX family redox-associated membrane protein: MDLLVTLASTILFFVFLVAAVSKLRNRGEAIKSLLEFGVPSGLTPVTLVLLTVVELIVAVLLVCSSRWGGLSTLVLLVIFSLAIAFNLVRGRRPTCRCFGNIGAGPVGPTTLLRNGVLSGLAIVAIVGGSNEESVSLWAKLAVAGNWDLGVIAAATAFLSLLGIQLWFSIHLLRQHGHLMLRLDRLEESIRISGVPITAPSSDSVPMLGPAAPGFALPDASGDIVSLAGILGSSHRSVLLVFSDPNCEACKLLYEALRKWQSDDRRVFEVVVITRSSQDRSVPNVDSIKVLFQYNYEVAEIYGAYATPSAILVTVNGAIGSHLAVGSEAIENLVSQLTQSDIALTKPAKQADTDRLLSPNTNEEAAHFSLLDVDGLPVSSSDLLGRDVLLIFWNPNCSYCLDMLPRLRAWEAENLDRADQLVIVSTGGPDINRAMNLRSRIILDPGFMVASGFGATGTPSAVRLDNVGRRVSAVATGKVNINVLLSQMAARESIDVLGF; the protein is encoded by the coding sequence GTGGATCTACTTGTTACGCTAGCAAGCACAATACTATTCTTCGTTTTCCTTGTGGCGGCTGTCTCTAAGCTGCGTAATCGAGGCGAAGCGATTAAATCGCTGCTGGAATTTGGAGTACCAAGTGGACTAACCCCTGTCACACTAGTACTGCTGACGGTAGTAGAGTTGATAGTGGCAGTACTGCTGGTTTGCTCAAGCCGCTGGGGCGGCCTGAGCACCCTAGTATTATTGGTGATCTTTTCTCTTGCAATCGCCTTCAATTTGGTGCGGGGACGGAGGCCAACATGTCGCTGCTTCGGTAACATCGGAGCCGGGCCAGTGGGTCCGACAACTCTCCTTCGCAACGGAGTGCTAAGCGGGCTGGCGATCGTCGCTATTGTTGGGGGGAGTAACGAAGAGTCAGTGAGCCTGTGGGCGAAGCTGGCCGTGGCTGGTAATTGGGATCTAGGTGTAATCGCTGCAGCTACGGCGTTTCTGTCTTTGCTTGGAATTCAGTTGTGGTTCTCAATTCATCTGCTCCGCCAGCATGGACATTTAATGCTTCGCCTGGATAGACTGGAGGAGAGCATTCGAATTTCAGGAGTTCCTATTACAGCGCCGTCCTCAGACAGTGTCCCGATGTTGGGTCCGGCTGCGCCGGGTTTTGCTCTTCCGGATGCTTCAGGTGACATTGTCAGCCTGGCTGGCATTCTCGGCAGCTCTCATCGGTCTGTATTGCTCGTTTTTTCCGATCCTAACTGCGAAGCATGTAAACTGCTCTATGAAGCTCTTCGGAAATGGCAATCAGATGACAGACGGGTCTTTGAGGTCGTTGTAATTACTCGGTCGAGTCAAGATCGATCAGTTCCAAATGTTGACTCCATCAAAGTATTATTTCAATACAATTACGAAGTAGCAGAAATATATGGCGCATATGCAACACCGAGCGCCATTTTAGTAACTGTGAATGGGGCCATTGGTAGCCACTTGGCTGTTGGCTCTGAGGCGATTGAAAATCTAGTATCTCAACTAACTCAGTCAGACATTGCTCTGACAAAGCCAGCCAAGCAAGCCGATACGGATCGCTTGCTATCTCCGAATACGAACGAAGAAGCAGCACACTTCTCTTTATTGGATGTCGATGGATTACCTGTGAGTAGCTCTGATCTGTTAGGTCGAGATGTGCTCCTGATATTTTGGAATCCGAATTGTTCGTACTGCTTGGACATGCTCCCGCGTCTGCGTGCGTGGGAAGCGGAGAATTTAGACAGAGCCGACCAACTTGTTATTGTATCCACGGGAGGACCAGATATCAATCGGGCGATGAATCTGCGGTCTCGTATTATTCTAGATCCAGGCTTTATGGTTGCTTCTGGATTTGGCGCAACCGGTACTCCTTCAGCTGTGCGATTGGACAATGTCGGCCGTCGCGTGTCGGCGGTCGCCACCGGCAAGGTGAATATCAACGTGTTATTGAGCCAAATGGCCGCCAGAGAATCTATCGATGTATTAGGATTTTGA
- a CDS encoding FixH family protein — protein sequence MMRKLLLAMGLAALVLVGQQKANWKIQYELPKTVKANYETPLTIKITANGKPVAGADVETILTMVEMDHGEFKEPAKQVKPGIYEAKQKFVMAGAWQIEVRAKKGAASASEKFRYEVKE from the coding sequence ATGATGCGGAAACTTTTGCTTGCAATGGGCCTTGCTGCCCTGGTTCTGGTTGGCCAACAGAAAGCGAATTGGAAGATTCAATACGAATTGCCCAAGACGGTGAAGGCGAACTATGAGACTCCGCTGACGATCAAGATCACCGCCAATGGGAAACCCGTGGCGGGCGCGGACGTCGAAACAATTTTGACCATGGTGGAGATGGACCATGGCGAATTCAAAGAGCCCGCCAAGCAGGTGAAGCCCGGCATCTACGAAGCCAAGCAGAAATTCGTGATGGCGGGAGCCTGGCAGATCGAAGTGCGAGCCAAGAAGGGCGCCGCGAGCGCCAGCGAAAAGTTTCGCTACGAAGTGAAGGAATAA
- a CDS encoding zinc-dependent metalloprotease, translating to MLKNRLSSRRTPVAAVLLFPLVLAAQEAPAPPQNPNPTAPAPAAGRAPAPAAAARPTTGPKKYEDVITAKAKTKNGLFKVHSVDEKWYYEIPESLYRRDMLIYNEIAAAPPGIGYSGTPGTSRMIRWDRRGNRIFLRINPVTKRATDGDAAMKLAVELSNFQPILRTFNIEAEGPDKSAVIDVTPMFSTDIPELSAVSLLSGLRLPAAPQMDPSRSFIEEIKTFPENIEVRSTFTWNLGTPPLPPTSPQAPPPAQIPGNLRSLSVMVHYSMVLLPEKPMVGRLFDPRVGYFIQPFEEYANEENRVETKGFITRYRLEKKNPSAALSEPVKPIVFYISREVPDAWRGAVRKGIEDWNIAFEQAGFKNAIQAKDAPTKEQDPDWDAEDVRYSVIRWAALPVQNAMGPHVHDPRSGEIISAHIILWHDVLKLGQSWYFGMCSAQNDGARKLPFDNKLMGEILGYIATHEVGHTLGLRHNQKASSAYSIKQLRDPVFTKDHGSVASIMAYGRFNYVAQPEDGVTQLMPIVGPYDKFAIEWGYKPLPGKTPDDEKKALDEIAARQMTNPFLRFGGEDGPSQIDPTVKTENIGDDPVLATTLGYKNLERVINGWLVKATTKQGEDYDLLKDTFQGIWNLRRLWFGSVVKQVGGVVESRTLAGRGGEQFSRVPREKQKEAVKFLHEHVFMPPTNIIKPELLNQFQYFGAADVIISQQKAALETLLSPMRFKLLTDGEALDAKTAYPLREFLADVQGGVFSEVSKPTVSIDLYRRALQRNYLDHIKTLLGRPATPVPAGLVGNVPNEIIGMMTAGWQQTDFRGTARTMLEQLNQKLGSAIVTAKDPATLNHLKDCRKEIEMILDPKKG from the coding sequence ATGTTGAAGAACCGGCTCAGCAGCCGCCGCACACCTGTGGCGGCTGTTCTGCTTTTCCCGCTCGTGTTGGCGGCACAGGAAGCTCCTGCGCCCCCGCAGAATCCCAATCCTACGGCTCCTGCTCCTGCTGCAGGACGTGCTCCTGCCCCAGCCGCGGCGGCCCGGCCTACTACTGGACCCAAGAAATACGAAGACGTCATCACGGCGAAGGCGAAGACCAAGAACGGATTGTTCAAGGTCCATTCGGTGGATGAGAAGTGGTACTACGAGATTCCCGAGTCTCTCTATCGCCGTGACATGCTGATTTATAACGAGATCGCTGCTGCGCCGCCGGGTATTGGCTATAGCGGGACGCCGGGTACCTCGCGGATGATCCGCTGGGACCGGCGCGGGAACCGGATTTTTCTGCGCATCAATCCGGTGACCAAGCGGGCCACCGATGGCGATGCGGCGATGAAGCTGGCGGTGGAGCTTTCGAATTTCCAGCCGATTCTGCGCACCTTCAACATCGAAGCCGAAGGGCCGGACAAGAGCGCGGTGATCGATGTGACGCCGATGTTTTCGACCGATATTCCGGAACTGTCGGCGGTGAGTCTGCTGTCGGGCTTGCGGTTGCCTGCCGCGCCGCAGATGGACCCGAGCCGCAGTTTTATCGAAGAGATTAAGACCTTCCCCGAAAACATTGAAGTGCGTTCGACCTTCACCTGGAATCTGGGGACGCCGCCGCTACCGCCGACCAGTCCGCAGGCGCCGCCGCCGGCACAGATTCCGGGGAACCTGCGCAGCCTCAGCGTGATGGTGCACTACAGCATGGTGCTGTTGCCGGAGAAGCCGATGGTGGGCCGCTTGTTTGACCCGCGAGTCGGCTATTTCATCCAGCCCTTTGAAGAGTATGCAAACGAGGAGAATCGTGTTGAGACGAAGGGCTTTATCACGCGCTACCGTCTGGAGAAGAAGAACCCCAGTGCGGCGTTGAGCGAGCCGGTGAAGCCAATCGTATTCTACATTTCGCGAGAAGTGCCCGATGCCTGGCGGGGCGCGGTGCGCAAGGGAATCGAAGACTGGAATATCGCCTTTGAGCAGGCTGGTTTTAAGAATGCGATCCAGGCAAAGGATGCGCCGACCAAGGAACAGGATCCGGACTGGGATGCGGAAGATGTTCGCTATTCGGTGATCCGTTGGGCTGCCCTGCCGGTGCAGAATGCGATGGGGCCGCATGTGCATGATCCGCGCAGCGGCGAGATTATCAGCGCGCACATCATCCTGTGGCATGACGTCCTAAAACTGGGCCAGAGCTGGTATTTCGGGATGTGTTCGGCGCAGAACGATGGCGCGCGGAAGCTGCCTTTTGATAACAAGCTGATGGGCGAGATCCTGGGCTACATCGCAACGCATGAAGTGGGGCATACGCTGGGTCTGCGCCATAACCAGAAGGCGAGCTCGGCGTATTCGATCAAGCAACTGCGCGATCCGGTGTTTACGAAGGATCATGGCAGCGTCGCCTCGATCATGGCCTATGGCCGCTTCAACTATGTGGCGCAGCCTGAGGACGGCGTCACGCAGTTGATGCCGATTGTGGGGCCCTATGACAAGTTTGCGATTGAATGGGGCTATAAGCCGCTGCCGGGCAAGACTCCGGACGATGAAAAGAAGGCGTTGGACGAGATTGCGGCGCGGCAGATGACGAATCCTTTTCTACGCTTTGGCGGAGAAGACGGGCCGTCGCAGATTGATCCGACGGTGAAGACGGAAAATATCGGCGATGATCCGGTGCTGGCCACGACGCTGGGCTATAAGAATCTGGAGCGGGTGATCAATGGCTGGCTGGTGAAGGCGACGACGAAGCAGGGTGAGGATTATGACCTGCTGAAGGATACTTTCCAAGGCATCTGGAATCTGCGGCGTCTGTGGTTCGGTTCGGTGGTGAAGCAGGTGGGCGGCGTGGTGGAAAGCCGTACGCTGGCAGGGCGGGGAGGCGAGCAGTTCTCCCGCGTGCCGCGCGAAAAGCAGAAGGAGGCGGTGAAGTTCCTGCACGAGCATGTATTCATGCCGCCGACGAATATCATCAAGCCCGAGTTGCTGAACCAGTTCCAGTATTTTGGCGCGGCCGACGTGATTATCAGCCAGCAAAAAGCAGCGCTCGAGACGCTGTTGTCCCCGATGCGCTTTAAGCTGTTGACCGATGGCGAGGCGCTCGATGCCAAGACGGCGTATCCGCTGCGGGAATTTCTGGCGGACGTGCAGGGAGGCGTGTTCAGCGAGGTGTCGAAGCCTACGGTGAGCATCGATCTCTATCGCCGCGCGTTGCAGCGGAACTATCTCGATCACATCAAGACGCTGCTGGGGCGGCCTGCAACTCCGGTTCCGGCCGGGCTGGTGGGCAATGTTCCGAACGAGATCATCGGCATGATGACGGCCGGCTGGCAGCAGACGGATTTTCGGGGGACGGCGCGTACGATGCTCGAACAATTGAACCAGAAGCTTGGTTCGGCGATTGTGACAGCAAAGGATCCGGCGACTCTCAATCATCTGAAAGATTGCAGAAAAGAGATCGAGATGATTTTGGACCCCAAGAAGGGGTAA